One region of Manduca sexta isolate Smith_Timp_Sample1 chromosome 25, JHU_Msex_v1.0, whole genome shotgun sequence genomic DNA includes:
- the LOC115450515 gene encoding delta and Notch-like epidermal growth factor-related receptor has protein sequence MMCITLARYTMDDHRRTFCYLLIALALILSLAGTSYCETTSPPGGGLKTIQFSQPPQNIVFKSQTAPHLTTTVTSSVATSGPKESTKTLLTKAHVTTESPTTARHLTTRLYPSTKTAVKSARKLKLNTSSSALGGGAHSPARLQERLGAIDCDLPVLPRDSRLWRGNETHELTLPVTMAEECGGGGVGTAQGAPDEECPPTIVSWEGSVDIQSGDILIVRIADSLLFENFGRPELKNGTLEVNTTHGDKPHRLLLQPAVYQVTRQGHEHCDISDGMLLDITPLDERGAKLFTLYDKDLTEGVNLLIVVSDNWGSQCVRLKVTVKSDNCGESQDCTGKGVCYTNVSMEGYECQCCSGYVGPHCEERDVCNPSPCLNNGICVDLTQPVSENGTKYRCLCPYGFSGKRCEKDPCYSAPCLNGGSCMSVAVNGSTTFRCACPDGWTGARCDLSINGGACASNPCVKGICIVQVDTQPDGPEYQCFCQPGYTGERCSLEYNECESSPCSNGGTCTDRIGGFECFCGRGYTGLNCQSKVDLCKPNPCPAHRECVDHGNIYTCSCPPGFVGDDCHVPARSPCDNNPCSHGGTCSSIGDFFFCSCRPGYTGKFCEDDFILESVVGGEGGMETESRGGSSVREVRMPLGLYHDRLHNVYIAAGTLGAAIAIVGVVVTACHCRVNKTYSRLLSRLSRVSSAGPPHHWLQDKRAPPAAPCAHASAAVESADMYYTLDFSDSQSSPLIQ, from the exons ATGATGTGTATTACTCTGGCTCGGTACACTATGGATGACCACAGGAGGACATTTTGCTATTTGCTAATAGCGTTGGCGTTAATTCTATCATTAGCAGGCACGTCATACTGTGAAACTACATCCCCACCAGGAGGTGGTTTGAAAACTATCCAATTTTCACAGCCTccgcaaaatattgtttttaaaagccAGACTGCGCCGCATTTGACCACTACAGTCACATCTTCTGTCGCCACTTCAGGACCAAAAGAGAGCACGAAAACGTTGCTAACAAAGGCACATGTGACGACTGAAAGCCCTACTACCGCTCGCCATTTAACAACGAGATTGTATCCGAGCACAAAAACCGCAGTGAAAAGTGCAAGAAAGCTAAAGCTAAACACTAGCTCTAGTGCCCTTGGGGGCGGTGCACATTCACCAGCACGACTGCAAGAACGACTGGGGGCCATAGATTGCGATCTACCCGTGCTGCCGAGAGACTCCCGGCTGTGGCGAGGCAACGAGACACACGAACTTACTTTGCCTGTTACG ATGGCTGAGGAGTGCGGGGGCGGAGGTGTGGGGACCGCGCAGGGTGCGCCGGACGAGGAGTGCCCCCCGACCATCGTATCGTGGGAGGGCTCCGTCGATATACAAAGTGGAGATATCCTTATCGTTCGTATCGCCGACTCCTTGCTCTTCGAAAACTTCGGCCGGCCAGAGCTGAAGAACGGCACTCTCGAAGTGAATACGACACATGGTGACAA GCCCCACCGCTTGCTGTTGCAGCCAGCCGTTTACCAAGTGACACGGCAAGGTCACGAGCACTGTGATATATCTGATGGAATGTTATTAGATATTACACCACTCGACGAGCGTGGTGCTAAACTCTTTACCCTTTATGATAAAGATCTGACCGAAGGCGTCAACCTACTCAtag tggTGTCTGACAATTGGGGGTCACAGTGCGTAAGATTAAAGGTGACCGTTAAGTCGGACAACTGCGGCGAATCGCAAGATTGCACAGGGAAAGGCGTTTGTTATACTAATGTTTCTATG GAAGGGTACGAATGTCAATGTTGTTCGGGATACGTAGGCCCTCACTGCGAGGAAAGGGACGTGTGCAATCCATCACCGTGCCTGAACAACGGCATATGTGTCGACCTCACGCAGCCCGTCAGCGAGAACGGAACTAAGTACCGATGCCTTTGTCCTTATG GCTTCAGCGGCAAGAGATGTGAAAAGGACCCGTGTTATTCAGCGCCATGTTTGAACGGGGGTTCGTGTATGAGCGTCGCGGTGAATGGGTCGACCACGTTCCGCTGCGCCTGCCCTGACGGCTGGACGGGGGCGCGCTGTGACCTGTCTATAAACGGCGGCGCCTGTGCCTCCAACCCTTGCGTGAAGGGTATTTGTATCGTGCAAGTGGACACCCAGCCCGATGGACCGGAATACCAATGTTTCTGCCAGCCAG gTTACACAGGCGAGCGATGTTCGCTGGAGTACAACGAGTGTGAATCGTCGCCGTGTAGCAATGGTGGCACTTGCACTGACAGGATCGGCGGGTTCGAGTGCTTCTGCGGTCGCGGCTACACCGGCCTCAACTGCCAATCAAAG GTGGATCTGTGTAAACCAAACCCTTGTCCCGCTCATCGGGAGTGCGTGGATCACGGGAACATTTACACTTGCAGCTGCCCGCCAGGATTCGTGGGCGATGATTGTCATGTTCCTGCTAGATCC CCATGCGACAATAATCCGTGTTCCCACGGCGGTACATGCTCAAGCATCGGCGACTTCTTCTTCTGTTCTTGTCGCCCAGGATATACCGGCAAATTTTGCGAAG atgattttatattagaatCTGTCGTGGGTGGTGAAGGCGGGATGGAAACAGAATCTCGGGGCGGTAGTTCGGTGCGTGAAGTTCGAATGCCTTTAGGATTGTACCACGATCGTTTACACAATGTGTACATAGCAGCTGGAACCCTGGGAGCTGCGATAGCTATCGTTGGAGTcgtg GTAACAGCATGCCACTGCCGCGTGAACAAGACGTACTCGCGGCTGTTGTCTCGCCTGTCGCGCGTGTCGTCGGCCGGGCCGCCGCACCACTGGCTGCAGGACaagcgcgcgccgcccgccgcgccgtgcGCGCACGCCTCCGCCGCAGTCGAGTCCGCCGATATGTACTACACCCTCGATTTCAGCGACAGCCAGAGCTCCCCCCTCATACAATAG